The following are encoded in a window of Brevibacillus ruminantium genomic DNA:
- a CDS encoding head-tail connector protein, with translation MLTPEKVKQQSSTRAVEDMTPERLSYLIDEAKVRIELFTTRPFVDNDSRLEVAHFRLVEAMALTDNDETLGAEARGITAESDQGYSWSIERAAVTTGSPLVDSLLRQWMCFTAEQSQGGNVTAMIL, from the coding sequence ATGCTGACACCGGAGAAGGTAAAGCAGCAGAGTAGCACGAGGGCCGTTGAGGACATGACACCTGAGCGGCTTTCCTATCTCATCGACGAAGCTAAGGTCCGTATCGAATTGTTTACCACCCGACCTTTCGTAGACAACGACAGTCGCCTTGAGGTAGCTCATTTTCGTCTGGTTGAGGCCATGGCCCTGACAGACAATGACGAAACGCTGGGCGCGGAAGCCCGCGGAATCACAGCGGAGAGCGATCAGGGATATTCTTGGTCGATTGAAAGAGCTGCCGTCACCACGGGGAGCCCGCTGGTCGATTCTCTACTCCGGCAATGGATGTGTTTTACTGCGGAGCAAAGCCAAGGCGGCAACGTTACGGCGATGATACTATGA
- a CDS encoding phage major capsid protein, translating to MPTNNQLISKEQQLATIRKSIDLPMPKKEAEAFLVDTLKKATTLPKLNTKFTDTPAGKLQRLKVKSRQIREHTGTEEPTGTGSISTPEVPYAVKKVFWDEWLKDDDVWYNDTARGDDVETKTIDLVQGQFGVDMQDLLFNGDTTAKSADGTTPDPFLSVLDGFVKKMKASTLKTDLGTNEPTIDDFVNHVLLLDEKYLNMTDLTWIMPRRTYQKLVALIQKRQTALGDVTLVNGKLTEIAGYPIEVVQSLQTGFVALTPLSNLVPVFTRDLRYKRTADGATAAIKDATYHILFGYADAAVLEPEAVAWMTGSKL from the coding sequence ATGCCAACAAACAACCAACTGATTTCGAAAGAGCAGCAGCTCGCGACAATTCGCAAGTCGATCGATCTGCCCATGCCGAAAAAAGAAGCGGAAGCTTTCCTTGTGGACACCTTGAAAAAGGCGACCACGCTACCAAAACTGAATACCAAATTCACGGACACGCCTGCAGGTAAGCTGCAAAGATTGAAAGTGAAGTCCCGCCAGATTCGGGAGCATACCGGAACTGAGGAACCAACGGGTACTGGTAGCATCTCCACTCCAGAAGTACCGTACGCCGTGAAAAAGGTATTCTGGGATGAATGGTTGAAAGACGATGACGTATGGTACAACGACACTGCCCGCGGGGATGATGTCGAAACAAAGACGATCGATCTGGTACAAGGACAGTTCGGCGTTGACATGCAAGACCTACTCTTCAATGGTGATACAACGGCAAAATCGGCAGACGGGACTACCCCTGATCCGTTTTTGTCTGTTTTGGATGGCTTCGTGAAGAAGATGAAAGCGTCCACCCTGAAAACGGACCTGGGCACGAACGAACCAACGATTGATGATTTCGTCAACCACGTCCTCTTGTTGGATGAAAAGTATCTGAACATGACCGACCTGACATGGATCATGCCGCGCCGGACGTATCAAAAGCTGGTAGCGCTCATTCAAAAACGCCAAACCGCACTCGGTGACGTCACGCTGGTAAACGGCAAATTGACAGAGATAGCTGGCTACCCAATCGAAGTAGTGCAATCATTGCAAACTGGGTTCGTTGCCTTGACGCCATTGAGCAACCTAGTGCCGGTATTCACCCGGGACCTTCGCTATAAACGTACAGCAGACGGAGCCACGGCAGCCATTAAAGATGCGACTTATCATATTCTGTTCGGCTATGCTGATGCAGCGGTCTTGGAGCCGGAAGCAGTCGCTTGGATGACTGGATCAAAGCTGTAA
- a CDS encoding XkdF-like putative serine protease domain-containing protein produces MPKYALKDAKITHISLVDKGANGRPFAIIKEEGKEPVQKSITIAKADKAKQIVYGVVYEPEVVDAHGDFMTAEEIEKAAHAFMESQHTHNIDKQHDLDADKGYVVESYIAPINMELGDQEIKKGSWVAGVKVTDSDTWQQIEKGEITGFSMWGIGKREKVEEAPSGTEEETVEKGLLHAIKKALQEMLPGMKPSPIAKAVQSFKSRIAARDIQDKWYDSQWAFTDTMREILNDPEITDKAEAIGKTIDEYKIVAVALAAQWPTDSEIVKSDDFPERLEAVKKAGKVLSSANLQAVEEAIAALSTLREKAQPKGEEEEVKQEDIEKAVTAALAPITKQLQDLQTEVSELKKEEGGETTATANLVDDALTQAIQKALEPITKQVETLSADLQLVKNSRGASGQPPAAGETVEKSEVPSYIRLMNGGQ; encoded by the coding sequence ATGCCAAAGTATGCTTTGAAAGACGCAAAGATAACACACATCTCATTGGTTGATAAGGGGGCAAACGGACGGCCATTTGCGATTATCAAGGAAGAGGGCAAAGAGCCGGTGCAGAAGAGTATCACGATAGCCAAAGCTGACAAAGCGAAGCAGATCGTGTACGGTGTGGTTTATGAGCCGGAAGTCGTGGACGCACATGGCGACTTTATGACGGCCGAGGAAATCGAGAAAGCAGCCCACGCCTTCATGGAAAGCCAGCATACTCACAATATCGACAAGCAGCACGACCTTGATGCTGACAAGGGTTATGTTGTGGAGTCGTATATTGCTCCCATTAACATGGAACTTGGCGATCAGGAGATCAAAAAGGGGTCTTGGGTGGCTGGGGTGAAGGTAACGGATTCAGATACTTGGCAACAAATTGAAAAAGGCGAAATCACGGGTTTCTCCATGTGGGGAATCGGTAAGCGCGAGAAAGTGGAGGAAGCTCCTTCTGGTACCGAAGAGGAAACGGTAGAGAAGGGGCTTTTGCATGCAATCAAAAAGGCGTTGCAGGAAATGTTGCCGGGAATGAAACCCTCCCCGATTGCTAAAGCGGTGCAATCGTTTAAAAGTCGGATCGCGGCTAGGGATATCCAAGACAAGTGGTACGATTCGCAATGGGCCTTTACAGATACCATGCGTGAGATTTTAAACGATCCTGAAATCACAGATAAAGCTGAGGCCATCGGGAAGACCATTGACGAGTATAAGATAGTGGCTGTTGCCCTAGCAGCTCAGTGGCCGACTGACAGTGAGATTGTAAAGTCAGATGACTTCCCAGAGCGCTTGGAAGCTGTGAAAAAAGCTGGCAAGGTACTGTCTTCTGCCAATTTACAAGCAGTCGAGGAAGCAATTGCCGCACTCTCAACCCTACGTGAAAAAGCCCAACCAAAAGGAGAGGAAGAAGAAGTGAAACAAGAAGACATCGAAAAAGCGGTGACGGCGGCATTGGCCCCGATCACCAAGCAACTGCAGGATCTGCAAACCGAGGTTTCTGAGTTGAAGAAAGAGGAGGGAGGAGAGACGACTGCTACGGCCAATCTCGTGGATGACGCGCTCACGCAAGCCATTCAAAAGGCTCTGGAACCAATCACAAAACAGGTAGAGACTCTGTCTGCTGACCTGCAGCTTGTAAAAAATAGCCGCGGTGCAAGCGGCCAACCGCCAGCAGCTGGAGAGACGGTTGAAAAGAGTGAGGTACCCAGCTACATCCGACTCATGAATGGAGGTCAATAA
- a CDS encoding phage minor head protein, which produces MCDQCLHLIAKADDDEFLDSLDLNHAERALLEKLYKDGEESIADLLELQGKALDESIQELSDELVVHADELWKVIMQVQSGDFFQEKFEEAVYNAFMPLFQLAGESEAAGINTDAKWEQENKAAAKFAKRLKKLVPAMNGTTADHMIRSFKRAIETGKTPAERAVLVKEVSKQAASGEEGPFSMTRAVTVSRTLSTAAANGGKLEGWKQSGLVKKKRWRSANNKRTRKDHREANGQTVDIDKPFKVGGEKLMYPGDPAGSAKQIVKCRCTMQAVF; this is translated from the coding sequence ATGTGTGATCAATGCTTGCATCTTATCGCAAAGGCTGATGACGATGAGTTTTTGGACAGCCTGGACCTGAATCACGCCGAGCGAGCACTGCTGGAGAAGCTGTACAAGGACGGAGAGGAATCGATTGCTGATCTGCTGGAGTTGCAGGGAAAGGCACTCGACGAATCCATTCAGGAGTTAAGTGACGAACTGGTCGTCCACGCCGATGAGCTCTGGAAAGTGATTATGCAGGTTCAGTCAGGCGACTTTTTTCAGGAGAAGTTTGAGGAGGCTGTTTACAACGCCTTCATGCCGCTCTTTCAGCTTGCAGGAGAATCAGAAGCAGCCGGGATTAATACGGATGCCAAATGGGAGCAGGAAAACAAAGCTGCGGCCAAGTTTGCCAAAAGACTGAAAAAACTGGTTCCGGCCATGAATGGGACAACAGCCGATCACATGATCCGTTCTTTCAAGCGTGCTATCGAGACAGGAAAGACTCCTGCTGAGCGGGCTGTATTGGTTAAAGAGGTAAGCAAGCAGGCAGCCAGCGGGGAAGAAGGGCCGTTCAGCATGACGAGAGCCGTAACCGTCTCACGCACACTTTCTACGGCTGCGGCTAATGGCGGTAAGCTGGAAGGTTGGAAACAGTCCGGTCTCGTCAAGAAAAAGCGCTGGCGCTCCGCGAACAACAAGCGGACAAGAAAAGATCATCGAGAGGCAAACGGTCAGACTGTCGATATTGACAAGCCTTTTAAAGTGGGAGGTGAAAAGCTGATGTATCCAGGGGACCCGGCAGGAAGCGCGAAACAAATTGTGAAATGTCGCTGCACAATGCAGGCAGTTTTTTGA
- a CDS encoding phage portal protein, whose translation MSDLAAESAGSRAQWIPIGKAEEAPASQQLPADKFKGDYEQHGLIVPEVTPAALFAVVKQSSIIPQCIEAYKTNVTGYGCALEYMPNESDKTAKAEWDIAERFLQTANLEKSIEQLLAELVDDLESCGDAYIEVARGGGLPALYRIPPQNMRCTAEQTKVTMKYKRLVQGKVEEFTQEKWVRRYAQKRGNNIVWFREFGSPGTENEVIHLKLGNGVYGEPRWAGNTPGILGSRRAEELNLNYFEDGRMLSMLLSVINGQLTPQSIEAIRNARGQKSQGGILYLEVEGFEKGLTGDEKEKTEVKLDKLNDLLQQDALFSEYNKDKRIEIRSAFRLPPILTGESEDYNRATSDNARRIAEEQVFIPYRVWLMNEIFNKRLFPSIGVYRVKAVLRGPKISDPDERKAMLDYLADRGILVVRDLIPIAEEVLGTVLDEARFPAGYLDTPIAQLTSSFTPFATEEDPEEQLATIAKRLLRETREKHHV comes from the coding sequence ATGAGTGACTTGGCAGCCGAGAGTGCAGGAAGCCGTGCACAATGGATACCCATTGGCAAAGCGGAAGAGGCACCAGCGAGTCAGCAGTTGCCCGCGGACAAGTTCAAAGGCGACTACGAGCAGCACGGCCTAATCGTACCGGAGGTCACCCCGGCAGCACTTTTTGCTGTTGTAAAGCAAAGCAGCATTATTCCCCAGTGCATCGAGGCGTACAAGACCAACGTAACCGGGTACGGCTGTGCTCTTGAATATATGCCGAACGAGAGCGATAAAACTGCTAAGGCTGAATGGGATATCGCGGAGCGGTTCCTTCAAACGGCTAACCTTGAAAAATCAATTGAGCAGTTGCTTGCCGAGCTGGTCGATGACTTGGAATCCTGTGGCGACGCCTATATAGAGGTTGCCCGCGGCGGCGGCCTGCCGGCACTTTACCGAATACCACCACAAAATATGCGGTGTACTGCGGAGCAGACGAAGGTAACCATGAAGTACAAGCGGCTGGTTCAAGGGAAAGTCGAAGAGTTCACTCAGGAGAAGTGGGTCCGACGTTATGCTCAAAAGCGCGGGAACAACATCGTTTGGTTCCGCGAGTTCGGCTCACCAGGGACTGAGAACGAAGTCATTCACCTGAAACTTGGGAACGGAGTATACGGCGAGCCTCGTTGGGCTGGAAACACTCCTGGTATCCTCGGCAGCCGTCGGGCAGAAGAATTGAATCTGAATTACTTTGAAGATGGCCGTATGCTTTCCATGTTGCTGTCGGTTATTAACGGTCAACTCACACCTCAATCAATTGAAGCAATACGAAATGCCAGAGGACAAAAATCTCAAGGCGGTATTCTGTATTTGGAAGTTGAGGGGTTTGAGAAGGGACTCACCGGCGACGAGAAGGAGAAAACCGAAGTAAAGCTGGACAAGCTCAACGACCTTCTTCAGCAAGATGCGCTGTTCAGTGAATACAACAAGGACAAACGTATAGAGATACGCTCTGCTTTCCGGCTGCCGCCGATCCTTACAGGGGAATCTGAAGATTACAACCGCGCAACGAGTGATAACGCGCGGCGAATCGCAGAGGAGCAGGTATTCATTCCTTACCGGGTCTGGCTCATGAATGAAATTTTCAACAAAAGGCTGTTTCCTTCCATCGGTGTCTACCGGGTAAAAGCTGTGCTTCGCGGGCCGAAGATTTCCGACCCAGATGAGCGAAAGGCGATGTTGGATTACCTGGCCGACAGGGGCATCTTGGTTGTTCGTGACCTGATCCCGATTGCAGAAGAAGTACTGGGAACAGTCCTTGACGAGGCTCGTTTCCCAGCTGGCTATCTGGATACGCCGATTGCTCAATTGACATCATCATTCACACCGTTTGCAACAGAAGAAGATCCGGAAGAACAACTGGCCACAATCGCAAAGCGCCTGCTCCGCGAAACGAGGGAGAAGCATCATGTGTGA
- a CDS encoding terminase large subunit domain-containing protein, protein MTNLALELDPFDGWTPHDKQIEVMECDARNVVMNCGRRGGKTNVGARKFFDNILADIEAGKGLPYKPPLNLKKVKKPKPRLEYWCVAPDYNMSEIQQEELSQVIPEDMIDTWNASGNFVWLKGYVLIRFKSAENPKKLVGRGLNGVWLDEASKMKPETWSGYLAYALADKGGWSIWTTTPEGINWFAEEIVLRGQFIDAGLEEDRYQNDPDWRNFYWTSKDNPIPELQKNIQRMIETYPERYVKREIYAKFNVFHGQVYEEFDRSIHCVDIQPIDLARRLFRVTFPRGEEREVTFKRYIGGMDHGWNDPAVLLVVGCTDEDYFLIEESYCHQTNVLVVDDKGNLEDCLVRRYLELNKKYPMEVIWADPSEPGDISTYRRYKLPVKPAENAIGPGIRRVSSLYKVKESSGRPNLYVARSLVHTIKETGNYKYKEQKGVTLEEPVDKDNHTQDAKRYALYNDWLMVQLSQKREERRQKARGGWI, encoded by the coding sequence GTGACAAACCTAGCTCTCGAACTTGATCCTTTCGATGGATGGACCCCGCACGATAAACAGATTGAGGTTATGGAGTGCGACGCTCGAAATGTCGTCATGAACTGCGGCCGCCGGGGCGGGAAGACGAATGTTGGTGCGCGGAAATTCTTCGATAACATCCTGGCCGATATTGAGGCGGGGAAAGGGTTGCCATATAAGCCCCCTCTCAATTTGAAGAAGGTAAAGAAGCCAAAGCCACGGCTGGAATACTGGTGTGTAGCCCCCGACTACAACATGTCCGAGATTCAACAGGAAGAGCTTTCACAGGTCATCCCGGAAGATATGATCGATACCTGGAACGCGTCCGGAAATTTTGTCTGGTTGAAGGGGTACGTCCTGATCCGATTCAAGTCCGCCGAGAATCCCAAGAAACTCGTAGGTCGTGGCCTCAATGGTGTTTGGCTCGATGAGGCATCGAAGATGAAGCCAGAGACATGGTCTGGTTACCTTGCCTATGCTCTGGCAGATAAGGGTGGGTGGTCAATTTGGACAACAACGCCCGAGGGAATCAACTGGTTTGCAGAGGAGATAGTGCTGCGCGGCCAGTTCATTGATGCTGGCTTGGAAGAGGATCGCTATCAGAATGACCCCGACTGGCGAAACTTCTACTGGACGTCGAAGGACAATCCCATCCCTGAATTGCAAAAGAACATCCAGAGGATGATCGAGACGTACCCTGAACGATACGTGAAGCGTGAAATTTATGCGAAGTTCAACGTCTTCCACGGCCAGGTTTATGAGGAGTTTGACCGGAGCATCCACTGTGTCGATATCCAACCGATCGATCTGGCACGCCGTTTGTTTCGTGTGACCTTCCCACGTGGAGAGGAAAGGGAAGTGACTTTTAAGCGGTACATCGGTGGGATGGACCATGGCTGGAATGACCCGGCTGTGCTTCTTGTCGTTGGATGTACTGACGAAGACTACTTTCTCATTGAGGAAAGCTACTGCCACCAGACGAACGTTTTGGTGGTTGACGATAAAGGGAACTTGGAGGATTGCTTGGTAAGGCGGTACTTGGAATTGAATAAGAAGTACCCCATGGAGGTAATTTGGGCGGATCCATCCGAGCCCGGGGATATTTCTACTTACCGCCGCTATAAATTGCCGGTGAAGCCAGCCGAGAATGCGATCGGCCCAGGGATTCGTCGAGTCTCCAGTTTGTACAAGGTGAAAGAGTCTTCCGGACGCCCCAACCTCTACGTTGCACGGTCACTCGTTCATACGATCAAGGAGACTGGCAACTACAAGTACAAGGAGCAAAAAGGGGTAACTCTTGAAGAGCCAGTTGACAAGGACAACCACACTCAGGACGCAAAACGATACGCTTTGTACAACGATTGGCTTATGGTGCAGCTTAGCCAGAAGAGGGAAGAGAGACGACAAAAGGCGAGAGGAGGATGGATATAA
- a CDS encoding DNA cytosine methyltransferase — protein MGYKLAGYEVLGNVEIDPQMMALYKRNQNPRFSFQMPIQQFKEIPDDQLPAELFDLDILDGSPPCSVFSTAGKREKKWGKEHHFREGQAKQKLDDLFFDFLDVVEKLRPRVVVAENVRGMIIGLAKGYVALVKRRFEQLGYRVQLFLLNSATMGVPQKRERIFFIAHRKDLQLPKLVLQFHERPVLYKEVRSGRGRPLDPNTLTYKRWLNRRPRDDSFGDITERINGKVSNFNSILVKDDRVPNTIASNSCFIRYDEPYYISDMDIIRIQTFPRDYDFMGADVQYVCGMSVPPLMMKGIASAIYDQWLPIA, from the coding sequence ATGGGGTACAAACTGGCGGGCTATGAAGTGCTAGGAAACGTAGAAATCGACCCTCAGATGATGGCTCTTTACAAGCGGAATCAAAATCCCCGTTTCTCATTTCAGATGCCGATTCAGCAGTTCAAAGAGATTCCTGATGATCAGCTGCCGGCGGAACTATTTGACCTGGATATTCTGGATGGCTCCCCGCCCTGTAGCGTTTTCTCGACAGCGGGTAAACGTGAGAAGAAATGGGGAAAAGAACATCATTTCAGGGAAGGGCAGGCAAAGCAAAAGCTGGATGATCTGTTCTTTGATTTTTTGGATGTCGTGGAGAAGCTTCGCCCGCGGGTAGTGGTAGCCGAAAACGTCAGGGGAATGATCATTGGGCTGGCAAAAGGATATGTCGCTTTGGTAAAGCGGAGATTCGAGCAGCTGGGCTATCGCGTTCAGCTTTTTTTGTTGAACTCAGCGACGATGGGCGTCCCTCAGAAGCGAGAACGTATTTTTTTCATTGCTCATCGAAAGGATCTCCAGCTGCCAAAGCTTGTTCTACAATTTCATGAACGGCCCGTGCTGTATAAAGAGGTTCGATCCGGAAGAGGGCGACCACTTGATCCAAACACCTTGACATACAAAAGGTGGTTAAATCGAAGACCTCGGGACGACAGTTTCGGGGATATTACGGAACGAATCAACGGTAAGGTCAGTAATTTCAACTCCATTTTGGTAAAGGATGACCGAGTACCAAACACGATTGCGAGCAATTCTTGCTTTATCAGATATGATGAACCTTATTACATCAGCGATATGGACATTATTCGCATTCAGACATTCCCACGTGACTACGATTTCATGGGTGCGGATGTTCAATATGTTTGCGGTATGTCTGTCCCTCCGTTGATGATGAAAGGGATTGCGTCTGCAATCTATGATCAGTGGCTTCCCATAGCATAA
- a CDS encoding ParB N-terminal domain-containing protein, whose amino-acid sequence MDIRKIPVSMINPAPYNPRIDLQPGDPDYEKLKRSIEDFGYVEPIVWNERTGHLVGGHQRFKILVNEQGATEVEVSVVDLDETKEKVLNLALNKIRGDWDEEKLAHILEELQGELDIALTGFDAEEANKLIEQFTFKSDADAEFTNKELDLADFAEDKFECQCPRCGFVFNPKDPIPLEEGHAEDEA is encoded by the coding sequence GTGGACATACGAAAAATCCCCGTTTCGATGATCAACCCGGCGCCGTACAATCCACGGATTGACCTTCAGCCGGGAGATCCCGATTACGAAAAGCTGAAACGCTCCATCGAAGACTTCGGGTATGTGGAGCCGATCGTTTGGAATGAGCGAACCGGGCACCTGGTGGGTGGTCATCAGCGGTTCAAAATCCTTGTCAACGAGCAGGGAGCTACCGAGGTTGAAGTTTCTGTCGTCGATCTGGACGAGACCAAGGAGAAGGTGCTCAATCTGGCTCTGAACAAAATCAGGGGGGATTGGGATGAGGAAAAGCTTGCTCACATCCTGGAAGAGCTACAGGGAGAGCTGGACATTGCACTGACTGGCTTTGACGCGGAGGAAGCAAACAAATTGATTGAGCAATTTACTTTCAAGAGCGATGCTGACGCGGAGTTCACCAATAAGGAGTTGGATTTGGCCGACTTCGCAGAGGATAAATTCGAATGTCAGTGCCCGCGGTGCGGCTTCGTCTTCAACCCCAAAGATCCAATTCCCCTTGAGGAAGGGCATGCGGAAGATGAAGCGTGA
- a CDS encoding response regulator transcription factor FixJ, giving the protein MSTRTIEKSKLIETVCEKCPATCWGDKAVCSVHNLHVGKVETCPEWDKHTISQQGLKDHDGQLSFVDMEPAMEWLHRTEEELRDYHFMLREIDRLQGYLEDAGEGTVGAYGIDASQPKGKGKNGDKTHAEVVRRERKWKRLAKLQEAVERIDRAAERISDEKEKTVLDAIMDGEKNNFIARQIGVSRQRYYEIKRSVIIKMAWLMYGNNEAA; this is encoded by the coding sequence ATGAGCACAAGAACTATAGAGAAAAGCAAGCTGATCGAAACCGTTTGCGAAAAGTGTCCCGCAACTTGCTGGGGTGACAAGGCAGTTTGTAGTGTGCATAACCTCCATGTCGGTAAAGTCGAAACCTGCCCAGAGTGGGACAAGCATACAATCAGTCAGCAAGGATTAAAGGATCACGATGGGCAGCTCTCTTTTGTAGACATGGAACCGGCCATGGAGTGGCTGCACCGCACCGAAGAGGAACTCAGGGATTATCACTTCATGCTGCGCGAAATAGACCGACTGCAGGGCTACCTGGAGGATGCAGGAGAGGGCACAGTAGGCGCATACGGGATTGATGCATCACAGCCAAAAGGAAAGGGCAAGAACGGCGATAAAACACACGCCGAGGTGGTCAGAAGGGAAAGAAAGTGGAAGCGTCTGGCGAAGCTGCAGGAGGCTGTGGAACGTATTGACCGGGCTGCGGAACGCATCTCAGACGAAAAGGAAAAAACGGTCCTAGATGCGATCATGGACGGAGAGAAAAACAACTTTATCGCTCGCCAGATCGGAGTCAGTCGCCAGCGCTATTACGAAATCAAACGATCTGTCATTATCAAGATGGCGTGGCTGATGTACGGTAACAATGAGGCAGCGTGA
- a CDS encoding YopX family protein, giving the protein MQARGEIKFRAWDGKKLISTVYPKSNHKFEVDWDGKFKLHTFSERQEITDEHGESWKQPVWEVVENAVIMQFTGLRDKHGKEIYESDILLESLSFDEKYAHVVVWSQDDCAWMFEYDGDLFTASEMNFEQCEIVGNVYEKPELLEAGK; this is encoded by the coding sequence ATGCAAGCAAGAGGTGAGATTAAGTTTCGGGCGTGGGACGGAAAAAAGCTAATTAGCACTGTGTATCCAAAAAGTAACCACAAATTCGAAGTCGACTGGGACGGGAAATTTAAGCTGCATACCTTCAGTGAACGCCAGGAGATCACGGATGAACACGGAGAGAGCTGGAAACAGCCAGTTTGGGAAGTTGTAGAGAATGCTGTAATCATGCAATTCACTGGCCTCCGGGACAAGCACGGCAAGGAGATTTATGAATCAGACATACTGCTTGAAAGTTTATCATTTGACGAGAAATACGCTCATGTAGTCGTATGGAGTCAAGATGATTGTGCGTGGATGTTTGAGTACGATGGCGACTTATTCACGGCATCAGAAATGAACTTTGAACAGTGTGAAATCGTCGGTAACGTTTACGAAAAACCTGAGCTGCTGGAGGCGGGCAAGTAA